The stretch of DNA AATTATTGAAGAGATCTGTATTCTGTGGTTCGAGCAAATTACTATAGTTTTATGGCTCCAAAAATATTGTAGTATTGCCTTTTTTATTAGTTCAGTTATTAACGAGAATACGTATGCACAACAAGCCAAGCGAATCATGACCATGAGTTTTGTTTCTTGTCATTAGTGGTTCCTGTGAAAATCACCAACCATTGAAAACTCTTATGCATGATCTTCTTTATCCCGAAGCTGTATGATTATCAAGCAATTATTGTTCAACATATCTAGTATTCATTTCCGTCGCAGTCCATATAACTTACTAATCGGAAAGTTAAATCTAAATTTAAGCTTAGTACATTCATGCCCTTCTCTTGTTAAATTAAGCTGTGACATCTTCCTTGGTACATGCTCTGTATCTGACCTCTGTAGTGTTTTCTCCATCTCCATATACCACGTCGCAACAGTCTCTTCCATTACTCTATTACattttcacagaaaaacacacaataatcaaaacaaacaaataaattagCAAAACATAATGCAGATTGCTGTATACAATCATAATCATTTATGACTAAGTACTGACCTCCAGTGGCAGTTTTGCAGGAGAAAAGACTCGAATTCTTTGAATGTGATTGGCAGAGTGGTTACCACAAGGTGCTAAGGTTGGAGAAGATGCTCTTACATAAGTGTTCATAATTCGATCATTGGACTCCTGTGTGGAGTGGAAGAAGAAGACATGAGGAGTTTCACAGGGATTGTTGGTCGGCCACCGTGTGTTGAACATGTAGAAAGGTGACCTACTTGATCTTTGTCCCCGCCATGGGCGAAAAGTCTCGAGTGGTCTGCGCAGAAAACTGCGAGGGAGTGTGGCTTCATAGATGTTTGTGGAGTAGCCCCATGAGATGGAGATAGACCAGTTGGTGGGCCTGTGGTGGCATATTGTCTGTTGGAGAACACGAGAGGGGTCAACTTTAACTGCCTTCATGAGGTGTTTGATGGAGTCGAGTCGGGTTTTGTTGGGGAAGATCGGGTCTACGGTGTCAATGTGGTGGAGGGAGAGGAATGGAGTCTGTGGATGAGCTGAAAGTAGTCCTGATATGTCACCATGTAGATCAATCTACAACCACAAATTTTAAGTAATGATCAAAATTTACGGCGTTTGGACCTTTGATTGTTATAATTGATGTATATTTAATAATACATATAGTTAATCAACATTATGGAAGGGTTAGAGTAACTATAATATGAGAGAAGTATTCTATGAACGTATGCATACAATgacttatttatgtaatttgaTATCGTATtagattttttaatataaattaaactatatatataacattcacaacaattatgggttaaAAGAGAGTTTTTCCTCCGACCTTGTAAGAGGAATGgtaaaaagtactagtggtgctTAATATTTTTCTATGTGTTAATATTTCTATTGGTCAAATTAAATATCGGGTCTCATAGAGTTTAATgtaagggtaaatactattttagatcatgtgttttacaaaagttactaattggaccatctgttttgttaaatgacaaaatagaccatgtattttttaaaatggtacaaataggttcctgaattaattttttatcaaaataaaatttaattataatccgatctaaaagtggtATGATaaaattgtttacattttttgtatatattcgtattaggaattatctttaagttggttatattaaaaaaaaattgtcaaaaattaagaataaggtcttatttttatcattttagaaaatacatggtctattttattatttaacaaatcaGATAGTCCAATCAGTAAGTTTTGCAAACCACagggtctaaaatagtatttacccttaatataataacttttaaagagTATCGCTAATCAATCACAAAGTGATATGTGAAAAGATGATAGGCACTACTGGTATCTAATAGCAACGCtcacttttttaattatgaGTGACTCTTAAAAATTTCTTTGTGTTTTTGCTCATCACCtctttcaattaattaattaatatatatatatatatatattaaaacataaaaatatatattttcttgtaCTCATCTAgagtataatatattaaatatttcttttttgttattcttattttaattaaaaagtacattttcattttctaagaagaataaaaaataaagtagtTATACACATACTGTAAATGGTTCTAcactttttctaataaaaaggtCCTAAGTTAGAATCCCCCTTTTCCATATAAAgaagaatgaaaaataaatatattgatttattttaataatttttattctagtgatatatatttttaattattcatatttatattttgttcttaatttttttttaaagaaatcatataattttaatatcacatcaacttaaaaaaattcatgACACACCGATAAGACGAATCGTAATAGCGAAACTCTGACCAAGCCACGTCTAAATTTAAGGAGGACTGACAGGCCTGGCTAGAGAGAAAAACAACCTTAGGAGGCTAAGAATTTAGGAAAAGAAATCCAAGCAGATAACATAATCAGTAGGCATGGCAAAAAGATTCGTTTATTCGTATCAGATCGGACATCTGAATCAACGGATTATTACTGATTCAAAACATTCGAATACTTATCGGATCTCAGATCAGATTCGCTTTACCCCACCTAATTTTTTTACGGATCGAATTTGACCTCATCTGTTttcaatatattaaaaaaaataaaaagcttAAGATTAAATCCCCTTTACTTATGAACTACATACCTGTGATAAGAAGTACAAGAAATGTTCAtattcaaaaatataattacctaaaaaactagaaacaatTCTTAATGTGTTTAGGCCAAACTAATAAGACTTAGAAagtcaaatattaatttaatcgaTTCTTCCACTTGAGTTTACGTTTGAgattaaatattttgtattgTACATTCCAACAAAATGATCATTTTTTCATACATAAGCAAAGCATGTAAGAGATTTGATATTAGTTGAgtgtttttcaaatatttttttttggatgtttGTCCTATTTGCATGGTTTGTTTGTTTAGAATAACGTAATctatcaaataattaaaaaagaccaattttttttttttttccttttatgcttatacatacatacataaaaatattaatttttatctaGAATTTTTTATTGCACATACATACCTAAAAAAtctttgttcaaaaaaaaaaaaaaaaatctaattttttaatttttagcaaaattacatatttattttttatgtaataagaatttaatattttctttctcttttattaattttggcaaataaaataaaaatatataggaaaaaaataatgcattacattagatttttaaaaaatagatttaggaaaataaattataaatttagatataaaattaattttttttttaaaaaaaagttgggtTTGATTAGATCCGCTCCGTATAAAgcgggtcggatctgatccggGTAACAAGTCTATCGGGGCGCAGCGGGGCGGGGCCAATTATTACATGATCCAGATCAGGTCGGATTATAACtggatcagatccgacccgcTCCATTAAGACTCTTAATAATCACAATCATTAGTGTGAAATGATTGACAATTCTTGCTCCTAGTGTTAATACGAATGTTAAATTACTTAATCATCATAACCATTAAAACGTTATTAAGATTATGATGTCACGtcattaaaaaattcaaaataattaataatacataataaaatttatcaCCTGATGAAAGCCATTGTTATGAGTGAGGGCAACACCAAGATCAGCCAAACAAGAATACAGCATGAAATCACTGACTCTCAAAGTGGGATATCTCTTAAGACAGCCATCCAACTTGGAAGCCACTAAGGAAGCCAAAGGATAACTCAACGCATAGCCAGCTCCCCCAAAGGCCATCTCGAACGAGAAATCGTAGTTGGACCTGATACACTCAGAACTGGTACCAATATAATGGTACTTAGTATGATCATACTTGCTCAAAACTTCTACCAAGTTATCCAATGCCAGAACGGTGTCGTCGTCAGTCATCACATACCATCTAACATTCTCGTCACCTTCTCTAACCATCTCAAGAATCGTCCGCACAATCCTAACCTGAGAAGGGTTCGAGGCTCTTTCGTATATTGCCTTGACCTTTTCGTTCACGCGAAATGGTGGGGCCGAAGATGGCCAAGGGAGGAACTCGTTTTTGGGTGGTTTGTCTAGAAAAAGATATCCTCGAGTCACGTTGGGTCTCCACCAGGCTTCGGAGTAGTGCCTTTTGTTCTTCCACGTGTTCATGGAGCCAACTATGCTGAAAACGAGGTGGCTTAGGTTGGTTTTTATCATGGGGTTATTAGGATCAGGAGTACTTGAAATAAGATTAGTGCTGTTTGTAATTGGTATTGGCCATTTCTGTATGAGGGAGTTGTGTGTAGTATTGTCGAACAAAATTATGTAGAAGAGGAAGATGAGTAGACCTGATATGGCTAATGATTTGAATAAGTCTCCAAATAATGACCCCATTTTTGGTTTTTTTGTGGGAGAATCTGTCGCTAGTACTGGAGATGTCATTTTCGTTTCCCTCTCTGCTGTTCTTTGATGACCCTCTTAACTCAGTACTCACTCGTTAGTTTttctaatgtatataaatatatacattggagtatttttctttttttttttttttggattaagtGGAAGAGAAAGTGGGTGAAGAAAGAGAGTTTAGAGGAAAACAAACGTAAAATTCTTTctgaatttataaatttaacGTTCCCAGGAGAGGAAGAGAgaattgaataataattaccattttTTAATGGATTGACagatgttgaaaaaaaaaaaatcatagagAAGGAAAATAAAGCCTCATTAAGCCTTGAataatttaagattttttatttcttcattTTGAATTGTCATATATGTCCTTTATTTTCACTAGGTAGTTGTTTTTTTtagagtattattattatagttttTGTGGAgttcaaaaaaatttatgtctattttcttttttacataTAAGTAAtctttattaagaaaaaaatctgTTCTCTACAAAATTCCATAAATACACAGCAATAACATAACTTTTTGATTTGttgtaaaataataatgataataataataataataaaaacttatTGGTGTGAATTGCATTTTTAGTAaacatttatacatatatttgaaggaaatttgaaagaaagaaaacaagAAGAAGGAAAACTACAGattctaaatttttattagATTGAACTTTCtgagtatatatatagaaaaatctaACGTGGAAAGTATATTATTTAAAACTctactttctttattttatttcgtACACTTTTATATTACACTATTTTGTATTCttttcttatatcatttaaagaatctattttaaaatattttaattatttaaataatataaaagaataataaaatatttattaaaaaagagagattgacataaaatgattaaaataattatacctCAAATATATTATTCTATCGCTACATGCTACAAAGCagtattcttttattttacttttagagTATTTTTTACGTTACTTTTTGATTTACCTCGGCTAATGTATGCTTGATATAAGATtctcactatttttttttagggaaatttgataATTTATGCTAAAAAATTAGATAGGGTGTTTAATTATACCCAATTATTAcacataaaaaaactatacctatCTTTTAATTAtcttccaaaaatacccctgtcTTTTCAAACTTCTCTCATTCCCTCTAACTCTATTCTCTCTCTTCTACATTCTCTCTCTTCATTCCCTCTCCCCACCGACGCTGCAAACAACAACCACACCAGACGACCAAACAACCAAAACCCACTAACCCCAATCGCAGTCGACCACCAAACAACCACCAGACGACCACGAACCCACAAACCCACAAACCCACGAACCCACGACGACGACGACGAACCCACGAACCCACGGGCACGAACCGAACCCTTGAACCCACGACAACCCAGACGAACCCTCGAACCCACTCCAATCGACCCCATCGACGGACGCCCGAGCGAACAAGGAGACCCTGGGCCGAATCCCACGAACCCAGCAATCCAGGTTAGTTTCCGTGgaatttttctttgaattttcttcTTTAAAATGCATACATTTGTGGTTGAATCTGGTATTGAATTGAAAGTTGttattttgtatgttttttggggATAATTTGTGCAATAAAACTGTGGGATGAATGTGGGTTTCGAACAATagctttttctgggtttttaggTTATTGTGCGATTTTATGCGATTCTATGTGCGATTTTGTGCGACGTATCTGGAGTCTGTACAGGCATTTATTGTGCGACTTTATGCGATTACTGTGCGATTTGTGTGCGATTTTTACCTGGATTATAACTGTTTGGTATGTTTAGCGACTTTAGGCGATTACTGTGCGATTTTGTGCGATTGTTACCTGGATTATAACTGTTTGGTATGTTTAGCGACTTTAGGTGACATTAGGCGATGTGTGTACGATGTATGACATATTGAGTAGGTTGTGCGATTTTAACAATATTATGCGATTTAggtgcgatttttgtgcgattgTAACTGGCAGGAtcttattttttgtttgttttgtacTGTTTTTTAGCGATATTGTGCGATTTATGTGCGATGTTTATGCGATTGTATGTCACAGTGGCAATCTTTATGCAATTTTTGggcgatttttgtgcgatgtTTATGCGATAAAGTCTAATTAATCTTTGTAAATGCAGATGGCTCCAGAACTTATTCTCCCAGTGTCAGAGCACTTTCCAGGGCGTATAACATACAGAGGGAACGGATATTTTGCATCAATCAAGGCTAAATTTGAAGCTTTTAACTTGACTCAGAAGGTGAAGGAGACGCCCTTTGGTGTTTTTTGGAATGCCAGCGATTTGAAATTCAGTGGGGTTATTGTGCATCAACTGTtactaaggaagaagaaagtgaGTGAAGCCAAAAACGATGAAGTGTGGTTTTACGTGGGTAAAACCGAAGCTAGATTTGGGCGCTCTGAGTTCGGTTTGATCATAGGCTTAAAGATGAGCGGTGGTCCTTCGTCAGAAGAATTGACTGCACAGTGTGATTCTGATCGGATCTTGCGAGACTATCTCAACAACTCAAAAAGGGTGACCTTTAAAACCCTTTGGCTAGCGTTTGAGGCATGCGATGTGGCTGACGATGTATACAAGTTGGGGTTGTGTGCATTTGTCGAAGGTGTTCTGCTGTCACGGGCCGAGGGTGTGTATATCTGGACAGATATGTTAAAGTTGGTAGAAAATGAAGACAAGTTCTTCGAGTATCCTTGGGGTCTTCTTTCTTATCAGAAGTTGTTGTCTTCCACAACTAAGAATATGCAACAACTTAGGCAAAACTACATGGATAAGAACGATAAGACCAAGAAGAAACACAAGAAGGAGAAAAAGGTTACTCAACCTAAAGCGAAGTACAACGTGTACGGATATGCTCCTGCGCTGCAATATTGGGCATTTGAGGCCAT from Cannabis sativa cultivar Pink pepper isolate KNU-18-1 chromosome 2, ASM2916894v1, whole genome shotgun sequence encodes:
- the LOC133034961 gene encoding uncharacterized protein LOC133034961, with the protein product MTSPVLATDSPTKKPKMGSLFGDLFKSLAISGLLIFLFYIILFDNTTHNSLIQKWPIPITNSTNLISSTPDPNNPMIKTNLSHLVFSIVGSMNTWKNKRHYSEAWWRPNVTRGYLFLDKPPKNEFLPWPSSAPPFRVNEKVKAIYERASNPSQVRIVRTILEMVREGDENVRWYVMTDDDTVLALDNLVEVLSKYDHTKYHYIGTSSECIRSNYDFSFEMAFGGAGYALSYPLASLVASKLDGCLKRYPTLRVSDFMLYSCLADLGVALTHNNGFHQIDLHGDISGLLSAHPQTPFLSLHHIDTVDPIFPNKTRLDSIKHLMKAVKVDPSRVLQQTICHHRPTNWSISISWGYSTNIYEATLPRSFLRRPLETFRPWRGQRSSRSPFYMFNTRWPTNNPCETPHVFFFHSTQESNDRIMNTYVRASSPTLAPCGNHSANHIQRIRVFSPAKLPLESNGRDCCDVVYGDGENTTEVRYRACTKEDVTA